A single region of the Anopheles funestus chromosome X, idAnoFuneDA-416_04, whole genome shotgun sequence genome encodes:
- the LOC125770850 gene encoding putative uncharacterized protein DDB_G0271606: protein MIFRPLLLLGVLLTVVIVVAAKDAGTAERKLNIDPALRKALLRALRHLKERQEEEKQEQLLGDANTTEENFATTILDELLEESTVADSDARVRDTSGVDYHTFVANAQEDDRDTIEGEVEQRDTGAVTIGSSDANEIIKTIIIAKPKATLTAPKLESENEIVPPVEQSTAGTTDVPLPVTSSTTQQPPVSTTTGIPVPTTPAPTHNEDGENIEQVKSEDVKIFQAPLVAAFTVQQDQLGVPRNVIPLLQTPPKQKSPGATDFKPSPVILPVSAAASAPAPSPVATVPLLQIQAVPSTQPLLAPLAPPSAISLSTRALEEKTRQLEQQLFALQNQQRAQEQLLRAKIQQEQAIIQQQQQQLQQQKQRLEEETRLRIQRFEQEQRLFRQQQAQFQQQQQFQQQPPSTQQLPPFKPQPLPLQQQPLQQQQAPQPTFVQELPRPGPAVQFIPSVSLPGGKPIPISVEQQLPFKEAVDFQPQQPPQQQQQVSQQGPKTTTSVEQVKAISQPPQLAREQALPLKPFQPFNLFPVLPPLLIGPNPFDQQQLPPLQQRNRVFRQEPVTGNFGLNVGPPQQAPFRPSQPLAFNGQTSVPLSDSQNLQNLLFQSGITSRSAEDFNIITKVLALNHGIPQASSQRMFAKLSPDQQRQLLFRK from the coding sequence aTATTTCGACCACTCTTACTGCTCGGTGTACTGCTGACGGTGGTGATCGTTGTGGCGGCGAAGGACGCTGGTACGGCCGAACGGAAGCTAAACATCGACCCGGCCCTGCGCAAAGCGCTCCTGCGTGCCTTACGCCACCTGAAGGAACGCCAGGAGGAGGAAAAGCAGGAACAGCTGTTGGGCGATGCTAACACTACGGAGGAAAACTTTGCGACCACCATCTTGGATGAGCTGCTGGAGGAAAGCACTGTGGCGGATAGTGATGCACGAGTGCGCGATACGTCCGGTGTAGATTATCACACGTTCGTGGCTAACGCACAGGAGGATGACCGTGACACGATCGAGGGTGAGGTGGAACAGCGTGACACCGGTGCGGTAACGATCGGATCGTCTGATGCGAACGAAATCATCAAGACTATTATTATCGCGAAACCGAAGGCAACGCTTACTGCACCGAAGCTGGAGTCGGAAAACGAGATCGTACCACCGGTAGAACAGAGTACGGCAGGTACGACGGATGTACCACTGCCAGTTACTAGCAGCACTACACAGCAACCGCCAGTTTCAACGACGACGGGTATCCCCGTACCGACAACGCCCGCCCCAACGCACAACGAGGACGGCGAAAACATTGAGCAGGTAAAGTCGGAAGATGTGAAGATATTCCAGGCACCGCTCGTAGCTGCCTTTACCGTGCAGCAGGACCAGCTCGGAGTACCGCGCAACGTTATCCCACTGCTCCAAACACCTCCCAAGCAGAAATCTCCCGGTGCGACAGACTTTAAACCCTCTCCAGTAATCTTACCGGTTAGTGCGGCCGCATCTGCCCCAGCCCCATCCCCTGTTGCCACCGTACCCCTACTGCAGATCCAAGCAGTCCCATCGACACAGCCACTGCTAGCACCGCTAGCACCACCGTCCGCCATCAGCCTGAGCACACGCGCATTGGAGGAAAAGACGCGCCAGCTCGAACAGCAGCTCTTTGCACTGCAGAACCAGCAGCGTGCCCAGGAGCAGCTGCTGCGCGCCAAGATCCAACAGGAGCAAGCCATcatacagcaacagcagcaacagctccagcagcagaagcaacgTCTGGAGGAGGAGACACGTCTGCGCATTCAGCGGTTTGAGCAGGAGCAACGTCTCTTCCGCCAGCAGCAGGCACagttccagcagcagcaacagttccAACAGCAACCACCCTCCACGCAACAGTTGCCTCCGTTCAAGCCGCAACCACTGCCGCTGCAACAGCAACccctgcagcaacagcaggctCCACAACCAACCTTCGTCCAGGAGTTGCCCCGTCCCGGACCGGCGGTACAGTTCATACCGAGTGTTAGCTTACCGGGCGGCAAACCAATACCGATCTCGGTGGAGCAGCAGCTTCCCTTCAAGGAAGCTGTCGACTTCCAGCCGCAACAGCcgccacagcaacagcagcaggtgTCGCAACAGGGACCCAAAACGACCACCTCCGTCGAGCAGGTGAAAGCCATCAGTCAACCGCCCCAGCTCGCCCGCGAACAGGCACTCCCGCTCAAACCCTTCCAGCCGTTCAATCTGTTCCCCGTGCTGCCACCACTACTGATTGGGCCGAACCCGTtcgatcagcagcagctgccaCCGTTGCAGCAACGCAACCGTGTCTTCCGCCAGGAACCGGTCACCGGGAACTTTGGTCTAAATGTAGGACCTCCACAACAAGCACCGTTCCGCCCATCGCAACCGCTCGCATTCAATGGGCAAACGTCCGTACCGCTTAGCGATAGCCAGAATCTCCAGAATCTACTATTCCAGTCTGGTATCACGTCCCGCTCGGCGGAAGATTTCAACATCATCACGAAGGTGCTCGCCCTGAACCATGGTATCCCGCAGGCCTCTTCCCAGCGTATGTTCGCAAAGCTGAGTCCCGACCAGCAACGGCAACTATTGTTCCGAAAGTGA
- the LOC125762377 gene encoding uncharacterized protein LOC125762377 produces the protein MLRQLAGRHTTVPVPSIAKLTTDGQDLLDALARFSYFDRWSDEQRRDCCHRAQIRQFEPDQTVFVEGQAPVNYAHFMLSGECGLLQCLRLHRRRDRRTGAKRYRLSRAQPTEDEITRFHRRRHQVAELPQTEEHPARYVATRQLPATERRKSTKFEHHFVDIATYSRGSVFGIGEHMVDRAVFARTNVQCLLIPRYWLLEKPQNRGNIWNRIRIFLEQRQPSRERLFRWFLNELLWHRYRKQLVDDFLLVHAPRHLPRLIDVPLVCRIEECDVPNETG, from the exons atgttgaGACAACTGGCAG GAAGACACACAACGGTTCCGGTGCCGTCCATTGCCAAGCTGACTACGGACGGGCAGGACCTGTTGGATGCGCTGGCACGGTTCTCCTACTTCGATCGGTGGTCGGACGAGCAGCGGCGGGACTGCTGCCACCGGGCACAGATCCGTCAGTTCGAACCCGACCAGACCGTGTTCGTCGAAGGGCAGGCACCCGTCAACTATGCACACTTTATGCTGAGCGGTGAGTGTGGGTTGCTGCAGTGTTTGCGGCTTCATCGGCGCCGGGATCGGCGCACTGGGGCGAAACGATACCGTCTGTCCAGGGCACAACCGACCGAGGATGAAATTACACGGTTCCATCGACGCCGCCATCAGGTTGCGGAACTACCGCAGACAGAGGAACATCCGGCCAGGTATGTTGC CACACGTCAACTCCCTGCAACCGAGCGACGCAAGTCAACCAAGTTCGAGCACCACTTCGTGGACATTGCTACGTACAGCCGCGGTTCAGTATTTGGCATCGGTGAGCATATGGTCGACAGGGCTGTGTTCGCACGCACCAACGTCCAGTGTTTGTTGATACCGCGCTACTGGCTGCTGGAGAAACCCCAAAACCGTGGTAATATCTGGAACCGCATCCGGATCTTTCTCGAACAGCGGCAACCGTCGCGCGAACGGTTGTTTCGTTGGTTTCTCAACGAGCTGCTCTGGCACCGGTACCGTAAGCAGCTGGTGGATGATTTCCTACTAGTGCATGCGCCACGTCATCTGCCACGATTGATCGATGTCCCGCTGGTGTGCCGCATCGAGGAGTGTGACGTGCCGAACGAAACCGGCTAA
- the LOC125770895 gene encoding lysophosphatidylcholine acyltransferase-like, with translation MDFQRSTTVTSTVTRIPEDEYVNPFVLKLDLDDPWERRKTYLMTLLVLPLRAVLMGVCLVVAWAFASIGLYGLTEKERRSIPISGWRREMRELTALAMRLLYFFGSFHRIKVNGVCASPREAPIVVVGPHYSLFDSIVVAFCGPSTVVAKSKAADLPLIGKIIDITQPIYVCREDPNSRHMTRHLIIERVISKEDWPQILIFPEGTCSNGKAVVQFKPGAFGPGLPVQPVAIRYPNAINTVSWTWQGPGVPILLWRTLTSFHTGLEINFLPVYYPNEQERSDAKLYALNVRNYIAQSLGIPGTEHGYNDCKLMNYMIAIGMPYFAWSHDIGKMRKWLGLADGSVEQNLLDQYGPFTEKNSHISLNEFAQRLNISVENDSTRILFKIFNKDNDSTGVIDFREYLLLALFMSSMGKPKLELLKLLFKLYGEEQNLVARDGLYLAVKYLSSITPEQCDQLFAKADTTNRGLITFEQFERSINCHPILIDLQELNEPKPYAAPQQTQTS, from the exons atggactTTCAACGATCAACGACCGTCACGAGTACGGTCACTCGCATCCCGGAAGATGAGTACGTGAACCCGTTCGTGCTCAAGCTTGATCTAGACGACCCGTGGGAAAGGCGGAAG ACTTATCTCATGACGCTGCTGGTGCTTCCGCTTCGTGCCGTACTGATGGGTGTTTGTTTGGTGGTGGCGTGGGCGTTCGCCTCCATCGGTCTGTACGGGCTAACCGAGAAGGAGCGCCGTTCGATACCTATTTCCGGCTGGCGACG TGAAATGCGTGAATTGACCGCACTGGCGATGCGTTTGCTCTACTTCTTCGGCTCATTTCATCGTATCAAAGTGAACGGTGTGTGTGCGTCACCCCGTGAGGCACCAATCGTCGTCGTTGGTCCCCACTATAGTCTGTTCGATTCGATCGTTGTCGCTTTCTGTGGTCCATCGACCGTGGTAGCGAAAAGTAAAGCCGCAGATCTACCCCTCATTGGCA AAATAATCGACATCACCCAACCGATCTACGTCTGTCGGGAGGATCCAAACTCACGCCACATGACACGCCATCTCATCATCGAGCGTGTCATCTCAAAGGAGGATTGGCCGCAGATCTTAATCTTCCCCGAGGGTACGTGCAGCAACGGGAAGGCGGTGGTACAGTTCAAACCGGGCGCATTTGGACCGGGATTACCGGTGCAACCGGTGGCGATTCGTTACCCGAACGCGATCAACACGGTATCCTGGACGTGGCAGGGTCCTGGAGT ACCGATACTGTTGTGGCGCACGTTAACCTCCTTCCATACCGGGCTCGAAATTAACTTCCTACCGGTGTACTATCCCAACGAGCAGGAGCGTAGTGATGCGAAGCTGTATGCGCTCAATGTCCGGAACTATATAGCCCAGTCGTTGGGAATTCCTGGTACCGAGCATGGATACAATGACTGCAAGCTCATGAACTATATGATCGCAATCGGCATGCCATACTTTGCGTGGAGTCATGATATTGGAAAGATGCGTAAATGGCTTGg ACTTGCTGATGGAAGCGTGGAACAGAATTTGCTAGACCAGTACGGACCGTTTACGGAGAAAAACTCTCACATCTCGTTGAACGAATTTGCCCAAAGATTGAACATTTCCGTGGAGAACGATTCGACGAGAATTCTgttcaaaatattcaacaag GATAACGATAGTACAGGAGTAATTGACTTTAGAGAATATCTACTTCTTGCATTGTTTATGTCCAGCATGGGCAAACCAAAACTCGAGCTGTTGAAGCTTTTGTTCAAG CTGTACGGCGAAGAACAAAATTTGGTTGCAAGAGATGGTCTGTACTTAGCAGTTAAGTATCTATCCTCTATTACGCCGGAGCAGTGCGATCAGCTATTCGCTAAGGCAGACACCACCAATCGAGGCCTCATTACCTTCG AGCAATTTGAGCGAAGCATCAACTGTCACCCGATTTTGATCGATCTGCAGGAATTGAACGAACCAAAGCCGTATGCAGCACCGCAGCAAACGCAAACGAGCTAG